The following coding sequences are from one Streptomyces dengpaensis window:
- a CDS encoding tetratricopeptide repeat protein, producing MRDSHRAEAEGLLARAVEEEARRTGGRIDEGVLLSRARAALDAMAQTAAEEYAAYTRALDEAEAGRLTFGQRYARQGGGTPLLVTAVAAVAAVVADLAFGTDTGTAIGAGATVAVAGAAATVLKVTAAHVPAASRRAGALGQPGGPEQLRLQWLTALDVRGIRPFLDQQRVLSASTGAKQGAPQLRRTDKSAAARRRSVLEQSFGQLPEPDGPFAGRRTEMARVAQWVHAARASTETKPTVVVLYGAPGSGRSTLAVRVAHDLRDQFRGACVVDLRGDSPDDPPLTTRDALLHLLNRLGAPREQLLFRERSSQDQQVRRLGELYHQHLTGLAVTIVLDDASDAEQVRTLIPERSESLVLVTARRPLDLPADLPAWVHQLPVEALDAAGAEELLNATAQDASGPYDAESADRVRELCGGLPLALRIAGSSLGPRTPRLLASDLAAYGPVEPVERVLWLRYTDQSDMARRLLRRLALAGRASLGAAAAASLLATDEPEAGRHLTALWQAGLIDHVRGSRYRLHDLVRAFAGARLLDEEEPSERTAAQERLIVNYAELADSVIRLVDGKTSTRADTAFHSSTVGPHGFTSLDAALRWLDDESSFITAALRHAEGVNQAAVLNLLGALCDYCLLRGDLYRLGEISELTQAVDQGLLVRSVQWRTGIAARQLGELDKARTTLTSVVDLYFEAHHDAGAARALCSLGITLHHQGNLTEAAAKLQEAMDLQASPGLAADRAWTMHALAAVERDRSRLAQALDLLTQALVLHRESGSVHGEAWAHFQLGQLGLRMGDVPRAERELREALDLYGRTRDARGEAWALTQLARARLVDGDPSTAVAGLRQAASRHRENEDARGEAWTIYYLGQALEEGGNLDSAVRELERSRTMFSRMRDVYGLACARHHSARVTRDQRAAQTGSLRNSGFARQLLVDARADFQRIGVAHGEAWTCLELAVVDAGNARTQQALALCDEAIGLFTSYGDRRGEDWARFLRCTLLPYAAPGGYEVGAAVAQEELTQLSRTGHPSRDAKLDDYIEAYQLLLERGVDLDAGWQAWRLGMVPGRYARDVMGVAVASANS from the coding sequence ATGCGGGACAGCCATCGGGCGGAGGCCGAGGGGCTGTTGGCCCGGGCCGTGGAGGAAGAGGCACGGCGGACGGGTGGGCGGATCGACGAGGGTGTGCTGCTGTCGCGGGCGCGGGCCGCGCTGGACGCGATGGCGCAGACCGCCGCCGAGGAGTACGCGGCGTACACGCGGGCACTCGACGAGGCGGAGGCGGGACGGCTGACGTTCGGGCAGCGGTATGCCCGGCAGGGCGGCGGAACGCCCTTACTGGTGACGGCTGTTGCAGCCGTCGCCGCCGTGGTCGCGGACCTGGCGTTCGGTACGGACACGGGGACGGCGATCGGCGCGGGCGCCACGGTGGCGGTGGCGGGCGCCGCGGCCACCGTGCTCAAGGTGACCGCCGCGCATGTGCCGGCCGCGAGCCGCCGGGCCGGCGCCCTGGGGCAGCCCGGCGGCCCGGAGCAGCTGCGCCTGCAGTGGCTGACGGCCCTGGACGTACGGGGCATCCGTCCCTTCCTCGACCAGCAGCGGGTGCTCAGCGCCTCCACGGGCGCGAAGCAGGGCGCGCCCCAGTTGCGGCGCACCGACAAGAGCGCGGCCGCGCGGCGGCGCAGCGTCCTGGAGCAGTCGTTCGGTCAACTGCCCGAGCCGGACGGCCCGTTCGCGGGACGCCGCACCGAGATGGCACGCGTCGCGCAGTGGGTGCACGCGGCGCGCGCGAGCACGGAGACGAAGCCGACGGTGGTCGTGCTGTACGGCGCGCCCGGCTCCGGCCGCAGCACTCTCGCCGTCCGGGTGGCGCACGACCTCAGGGACCAGTTCCGGGGCGCGTGCGTGGTGGACCTGCGCGGGGACAGCCCGGACGACCCGCCGCTGACCACCCGCGACGCGCTGCTCCACCTGCTGAACCGGCTCGGCGCACCGCGCGAACAGCTCCTCTTCCGCGAGCGTTCCTCACAGGACCAGCAGGTCAGGAGGCTGGGCGAGCTGTACCACCAGCATCTGACGGGTCTGGCGGTGACGATCGTCCTGGACGACGCGAGCGACGCCGAGCAGGTGCGCACCCTGATCCCCGAGCGCTCGGAGAGCCTGGTCCTGGTCACCGCCCGCCGGCCGCTCGACCTGCCCGCCGACCTCCCCGCCTGGGTGCACCAGCTGCCCGTCGAGGCGCTGGACGCGGCGGGCGCCGAGGAGCTGCTGAACGCGACAGCGCAGGACGCCTCGGGCCCGTACGACGCCGAATCCGCCGACCGGGTACGGGAGTTGTGCGGCGGCCTGCCGCTGGCCCTGCGCATCGCGGGTTCCTCCCTCGGCCCCCGCACACCGCGCCTGCTGGCCTCCGACCTGGCGGCATACGGCCCCGTGGAACCGGTCGAGCGCGTGCTGTGGCTGCGCTATACGGACCAGTCCGACATGGCGCGCCGGCTCCTGCGCCGTCTGGCCCTGGCGGGCCGAGCCTCCCTCGGCGCGGCCGCGGCGGCGTCCCTGCTGGCCACGGACGAGCCCGAGGCGGGCCGCCATCTGACCGCGCTCTGGCAGGCGGGCCTGATCGACCACGTCCGCGGCAGCCGCTACCGGCTGCACGACCTCGTACGGGCCTTCGCGGGCGCCCGCCTCCTCGACGAGGAGGAGCCGTCCGAGCGTACGGCGGCGCAGGAGCGTCTGATCGTGAACTACGCGGAGCTCGCCGACTCGGTGATCCGCCTGGTCGACGGCAAGACGTCCACGCGAGCGGACACCGCTTTTCATTCGAGCACCGTGGGCCCGCACGGATTCACCTCGCTCGACGCGGCTCTGCGCTGGCTGGACGACGAGTCGAGCTTCATCACGGCGGCCCTGCGCCACGCGGAGGGCGTGAACCAGGCGGCGGTCCTGAACCTGCTGGGCGCCCTGTGCGACTACTGCCTGCTCCGCGGAGACCTCTACCGCCTGGGCGAGATCAGCGAGCTGACGCAGGCCGTGGACCAGGGTCTGCTGGTCCGCTCGGTCCAGTGGCGTACGGGCATCGCGGCCCGCCAGCTCGGTGAGCTGGACAAGGCGCGCACGACCCTGACCTCCGTCGTGGACCTGTACTTCGAGGCCCATCACGACGCGGGCGCGGCCAGGGCGCTCTGTTCCCTCGGCATCACCCTCCACCACCAGGGCAACCTCACCGAGGCGGCGGCCAAGCTCCAGGAGGCCATGGACCTCCAGGCCTCCCCCGGCCTGGCGGCCGACCGCGCCTGGACGATGCACGCGCTCGCGGCGGTGGAGCGCGACCGCTCCCGCCTGGCCCAGGCCCTGGACCTGCTCACCCAGGCCCTGGTCCTGCACCGCGAGAGCGGGTCCGTGCACGGCGAGGCGTGGGCCCACTTCCAGCTCGGCCAGCTGGGCCTGCGCATGGGCGACGTACCGCGCGCGGAACGGGAACTGCGCGAGGCCCTCGACCTGTACGGCCGCACCCGCGACGCCCGCGGCGAGGCCTGGGCCCTCACCCAGCTGGCCCGCGCCCGCCTCGTCGACGGCGACCCGTCCACCGCGGTCGCGGGGCTGCGCCAGGCGGCCTCCCGGCACCGCGAGAACGAGGACGCGCGGGGCGAGGCGTGGACGATCTACTACCTGGGCCAGGCCCTGGAGGAGGGCGGCAACCTGGACTCGGCGGTCCGCGAACTGGAGCGCTCGCGCACGATGTTCTCCCGCATGCGCGACGTCTACGGCCTCGCCTGTGCCCGTCACCACTCGGCCCGCGTCACCCGCGACCAGCGTGCCGCCCAGACCGGCTCGCTGCGCAACTCCGGCTTCGCCCGCCAGCTCCTGGTCGACGCCCGCGCCGACTTCCAGCGCATCGGCGTGGCCCACGGCGAGGCCTGGACCTGCCTGGAACTTGCGGTGGTGGACGCGGGAAACGCCCGTACACAGCAGGCGCTGGCGCTGTGCGACGAAGCGATCGGCCTCTTCACGTCGTACGGCGACCGCCGCGGCGAGGACTGGGCGCGCTTCCTTCGCTGCACCCTGCTCCCGTACGCGGCCCCGGGCGGCTACGAGGTCGGCGCCGCCGTCGCCCAGGAGGAACTGACCCAACTCTCCCGCACCGGCCACCCGTCCCGCGACGCCAAGCTGGACGACTACATCGAGGCGTACCAGCTGCTGCTGGAGCGAGGAGTCGACCTGGACGCCGGCTGGCAGGCCTGGCGCCTGGGAATGGTGCCGGGGCGGTATGCACGGGACGTGATGGGGGTGGCGGTGGCTTCGGCCAACTCCTAG